The Chaetodon trifascialis isolate fChaTrf1 chromosome 17, fChaTrf1.hap1, whole genome shotgun sequence genome has a segment encoding these proteins:
- the zbtb22b gene encoding LOW QUALITY PROTEIN: zinc finger and BTB domain-containing protein 22b (The sequence of the model RefSeq protein was modified relative to this genomic sequence to represent the inferred CDS: inserted 2 bases in 1 codon) has product MVLKLQGLENXRPDSLPSARPHTVPVKAAASTETMQSLPMEVGSSSSSSSAPSDTSGSVVQVCFPSAQASVLDGLNRQREDGRLCDLSIHVQGHVFKAHRCVLAASSPYFHDQVLLKNMSTVSIPAVMDPLAFESVLSCAYTGQLQMLRDDIVNYLTVGSVLQMWHIVDKCTELLKEGRAGGGSSGGGVVQDGAGGGGGGSANLGCSSSNGDGGAGGGSGGGSDGGVGGGQAQVAGSNEPQRASQPPSRPSVSESQSPSSTNYFSPRDGSSFGTGAAAAGASVDGGGASNTPSYCTPSGGEEAFLIEEEEEEVEEEEEEVLYHQRKRGRGGGSGRRKKMNSVSEQEVGVSDSFGVSSYQDGDDSALPPQKRPTYSQPSIMPRKQWVVVKTERMEDDDLIVVSGEEGGEDEEDEDEREMELARERERSDFNISNVRSLSAELGGRAENDMDSQVDYCQSSEDYLKFEGSLMDQTLAQHLHDGAAGQSQSANRAVSALLGQVQSAATARAQLFPLDMQGNQILLYSQASGLSLDAAPPPLGMAGGMIGGASFKGPSLEHGAVHLSVHGGLGVDGMDGGGVGGGSGGGGSNSNTGGSGKVFMCHCGKTFTHKSMRDRHINMHLDLRPFHCPVCAKKFKMKHHLTEHMKTHTGLKPYDCLGCGKKFMWRDSFMRHRSHCERRSGLGESGEGGSGGEGGRRGGGGGDDGPDLISSPHLLLSAGEGGQGGILGGGGRGGVSVSSPHLSGSVLSPQHAGVSAAGSSSSNGSSAPLSSSMAAAGVVSQSPGQGSGMFGGLGLGRSVCDEDVCEVSANDSSVT; this is encoded by the exons atGGTCCTGAAACTTCAGGGCCTGGAGAA CCGGCCGGACTCACTGCCCTCTGCTCGGCCTCACACCGTCCCCGTGAAGGCTGCGGCGTCCACTGAAACG ATGCAGTCCCTGCCCATGGAagtgggcagcagcagcagcagcagctcagcccCCAGCGACACATCTGGCTCGGTGGTGCAGGTGTGCTTCCCCAGCGCTCAGGCCTCGGTGCTGGACGGTCTGAACCGGCAGAGAGAAGACGGCAGGCTCTGCGACCTCTCCATCCATGTCCAGGGACATGTGTTCAAAGCCCACCGCTGCGTCCTGGCCGCCTCCTCGCCGTACTTCCACGACCAG GTACTCCTGAAGAACATGTCTACAGTCTCCATCCCGGCGGTGATGGACCCGCTGGCCTTTGAGAGCGTGCTGAGCTGCGCCTACACCGGTCAGCTCCAGATGCTGCGGGACGACATCGTCAACTACCTGACGGTGGGCAGCGTCCTGCAGATGTGGCACATCGTGGACAAATGCACCGAGCTGCTGAAGGAGGGCCGGGCGGGGGGagggagcagtggaggaggcgTGGTGCAGGACGGAGccggaggaggaggcggggggtCCGCCAACCTCGGGTGTAGCAGCAGCAACGGTGACGGAGGTGCAGGTGGTGGTAGTGGAGGCGGTAGCGATGGTGGTGTCGGTGGTGGTCAAGCCCAGGTCGCAGGGTCCAACGAGCCCCAGCGTGCCTCCCAGCCTCCCAGCCGGCCGTCGGTGAGTGAGAGCCAGTCGCCCAGCAGCACCAACTACTTCAGCCCCAGGGACGGGAGCAGCTTTGGGACGGGCGCAGCCGCAGCTGGGGCCTCAGTGGACGGAGGAGGGGCGAGCAACACCCCCAGCTACTGCACCCCATCGGGAGGGGAGGAAGCCTTCCTcattgaggaagaggaggaggaagtagaggaggaagaggaggaggtgttgtaccaccagaggaagagaggaagaggaggaggcagcgggaggaggaagaaaatgaactcagtgtcagagcaggaagTTGGGGTCAGCGACAGCTTTGGCGTGTCGTCCTATCAG GACGGGGATGACTCAGCGTTGCCGCCGCAGAAGCGTCCCACCTACAGCCAGCCCAGCATCATGCCTCGTAAACAGTGGGTGGTCGTGAAAACCGAACGCATGGAGGACGACGACCTCATCGTAGTGTccggggaggagggaggagaagatgaggaggacgaagatgagagggagatggagctggccagagagagggagaggagtgacTTCAACATCTCCAACGTGAGGAGCCTTTCAGCGGAGCTGGGGGGCAGAGCCGAGAACGACATGGACTCACAG GTGGACTACTGCCAGTCTTCAGAAGACTACCTCAAGTTCGAAGGCAGTTTGATGGACCAGACTTTGGCTCAGCACCTTCACGACGGTGCGGCTGGTCAGAGCCAGAGCGCCAACCGTGCCGTCTCAGCGCTGCTGGGCCAGGTTCAGTCTGCAGCCACGGCCCGGGCCCAGCTCTTCCCCCTGGACATGCAGGGGAACCAGATCCTCCTCTACAGCCAGGCCTCTGGACTCTCTCTGGACGCCGCCCCCCCTCCCCTGGGGATGGCAGGTGGTATGATCGGAGGAGCCTCTTTCAAAGGCCCCAGTCTGGAGCACGGAGCGGTCCACCTGTCGGTGCACGGCGGTTTGGGGGTTGATGGCATGGACGGTGGCGGGGTTGGAGGTGGAAGCGGGGGTGGTGGCAGTAACAGCAACACGGGGGGTTCAGGGAAAGTGTTTATGTGCCACTGTGGTAAGACCTTCACCCACAAGAGCATGAGGGACCGCCACATTAACATGCACCTGGACCTGAGGCCCTTCCACTGCCCCGTCTGCGCCAAGAAGTTCAAGATGAAGCATCACCTCACAGAGCACATGAAGACGCACACGGGCCTCAAGCCCTACGACTGCCTCGGCTGCGGCAAGAAGTTCATGTGGCGCGACAGCTTCATGAGGCACCGCTCGCACTGCGAGAGGCGCAGCGGGCTGGGAGAGAGCGGCGAGGGCGGGAGTGGTGGCGAGGgagggagacgaggaggagggggaggtgacGATGGGCCGGATTTGATTtcctcccctcacctcctcctgtccgcAGGTGAGGGAGGACAGGGCGGCATtctgggaggaggaggcagaggaggggtgTCGGTTTCTTCTCCGCACCTTTCGGGCTCCGTTCTGTCGCCGCAGCACGCCGGCGTCTCAGCCGCAGGAAGTAGCAGCAGTAACGGCAGCAGCgctcctctgagcagcagcatggcCGCCGCAGGGGTGGTCTCTCAGAGTCCGGGTCAGGGATCAGGGATGTTTGGCGGTCTCGGGTTGGGTCGGAGCGTGTGTGACGAAGACGTGTGTGAAGTCAGTGCCAATGACAGCAGCGTGACTTAA
- the kifc1 gene encoding kinesin-like protein KIFC1, producing the protein MSRLPVMSSKRVLTSSSSSENGQDVAPAPKKIRKDPEPLKPQAAATIMGCKRPPVAATRAPVSKSVRGMGAATVAVAPSRGVLKQSVASTAAKGGNIKQPVAPAATKAGGGGTTRRHAWDLKGKVSDMEGKIRNYQTKVKSVNQENETLRDTMVQNKMRVAEVEKELERQRSQISEYEKELQALSGVQDELEKVSHDKSALQKELSNLEGKYKVVETLRDSQATELETLKMKLSVQESTLARLQVTIRDAEDTIRSLKETVAQQKDELHAGEMERRRLHNTIQELKGNIRVFCRVRPLVDGGLSKHIQLPASDIKTITLAKSEESHTGKTAETQKNYNFSFDRVFGPVASQQEVFEEISLLVQSALDGYNVCCFAYGQTGSGKTYTMEGDEFEDARGVIPRAVQQIFRAAEKLGAQGWEFTFTASFVEIYNETLRDLLYTGKASKRPEHEIRKLTNNEVKITNLTYENVSNEDQVLGLIALANQNRSTAQTAQNDRSSRSHSVFQLDIEGVNAGRDVKCKSTLCLVDLAGSERMVKSQSQGERFKEMTAINGSLSNLGIVISALANKESYVPYRNSKLTYLLQGCLGGNSKTLMFVNIAPEPESFGETLNSLRFASKVNDCVIGTASANRK; encoded by the exons ATGTCCCGCTTGCCAGTCATGTCAAGCAAAAGGGTCctcacaagcagcagcagctcggagAATGGCCAAGACGTTGCACCTGCTCCG aAGAAGATTCGGAAGGACCCAGAGCCTCTCAAACCGCAGGCAGCAGCTACTATCATGGGCTGCAAGCGGCCTCCTGTTGCTGCAACCAGGGCACCAGTCT CTAAGTCGGTCAGAGGCATGGGGGCTGCCACCGTGGCTGTTGCTCCTTCCAGAG GTGTCCTGAAACAATCTGTAGCTTCAACTGCAGCAAAGGGAGGAAACATCAAACAACCTGTAGCACCTGCTGCCACAAAAGCAG GTGGGGGCGGGACCACCAGGCGACACGCATGGGACCTGAAGGGCAAGGTGAGCGACATGGAGGGGAAGATCCGTAACTACCAGACCAAGGTCAAATCTGTCAACCAGGAGAATGAGACTCTGAGAGACACGATGGTCCAGAACAAAATGAGAGTGGCTGAAGTGGAGAAAGagctggagaggcagaggagccaGATCAG TGAGTATGAGAAGGAGCTGCAGGCATTGTCAGGAGTCCAGGATGAGCTGGAGAAAGTCTCTCATGATAAGAGCGCTCTTCAAAAAGAGCTCTCCAACTTAGAGGGCAAATACAAGGTCGTCGAGACTCTCCGAGACAGCCAGGCGACAGAGCTGGAAACTCTCAAG ATGAAGCTTTCAGTGCAGGAGTCAACTCTGGCCCGCCTGCAGGTGACCATCAGAGACGCAGAGGACACGATCCGCTCGCTCAAAGAGACTGTGGCCCAGCAGAAGGACGAGCTTCACGCCGGCGAGATGGAGCGCAGGCGGCTCCACAACACCATCCAGGAGCTCAAG GGCAACATCAGAGTCTTCTGCAGAGTGCGCCCCCTGGTGGACGGAGGCCTCAGTAAGcacatccagctcccagccagcGACATCAAGACGATTACGCTGGCCAAATCAGAGGAG tctcacaCAGGCAAAACTGCAGAGACTCAGAAGAATTACAACTTCAGTTTTGACCGTGTGTTTGGCCCCGTGGCTTCACAGCAGGAG GTCTTCGAGGAGATCTCGCTGCTGGTGCAGTCAGCACTGGATGGTTACAACGTCTGCTGCTTCGCCTAtggccagacaggaagtggaaagacgTACACCATGGAGGGGGATGAATTTGAGGACGCCAGAGGTGTCATTCCCAGAGCCGTGCAGCAGAtcttcagagcagcagagaagctgGGAGCCCAAGGCTGGGAG TTCACCTTCACGGCGAGCTTCGTTGAAATTTACAACGAGACCCTGCGAGACCTCCTCTACACCGGGAAGGCCAGCAAGAGGCCTGAGCACGAGATCCGAAAGCTGACCAACAACGAGGTGAAAATCACCAACCTCACCTACGAAAACGTCTCCAACGAGGATCAG gTTCTCGGCCTGATTGCGTTGGCCAATCAGAATCGCTCCACAGCCCAGACGGCCCAGAACGACCGCTCCTCGCGCTCCCATTCTGTCTTCCAGCTGGATATCGAGGGAGTGAATGCTGGCAGGGATGTCAAGTGCAAGT CCACTCTGTGCCTGGTGGACCTGGCCGGCAGTGAGCGCATGGTGAAGAGCCAGTCTCAGGGTGAGCGCTTCAAAGAGATGACGGCCATCAACGGCTCCCTGTCCAACCTGGGCATCGTCATCAGCGCGCTGGCCAACAAG gaGAGCTACGTTCCTTACAGGAACTCCAAGCTTACCTACCTTCTGCAGGGCTGCTTGGGTGGAAACAGCAAAAC CCTGATGTTTGTGAACATCGCCCCAGAGCCAGAAAGCTTTGGGGAGACCCTCAATTCCCTGAGGTTTGCCAGCAAG GTGAACGACTGCGTGATTGGGACTGCAAGCGCCAACAGGAAGTAA